A stretch of DNA from Acidovorax carolinensis:
GCTGACTTGGGTCGATGCGCAACTTGCCGGGCGGACCTATCTTGTTGGCGAGCAGTTCACGGTTGCTGATGTCTATCTGTTCGTCGTTGCTGGCTGGACGAAGTTCACCGGCATCGATGTTCAGGAACTGACGCGGCTGGGTTCTTACCTTGGGCGCATTGCACAACGGCCAGCCGTTGAAGCAGCCATGCGTGCAGAAGGGCTGGTCAAGTAGCGCAAATTGCCTTGCACTTTGGATGCAACCCACGCATGAAGCATTTTATAACTCAACTAACTCAACTACAGAACCCGATGAAAATTACCCCCGCTGATTTCCGCGGTGTCTTCGGCATCATGCCGACGCCCGCTACCGAGGATGCCAGTAGGTGGCAAACGCAGCAATCCGTGAACCTCTCGGAAACCGAAAAGATGGTTCGGTTTTTGAACACGGCCAAGATTGACATCTTGGCGACAACCGGTACGTTCGGTGAAGGTGCCACGCTGACTTGGCCTGAAACGCAGCTCTTTGTAGACTGTGTCGTACAAACCAACAAACGTTCGCGTCCCTTGTTTGCCGGTGTGACGACCCTGAATACGCGCGACACGATTGAGCGTGCTCGTGTGTTGGTGGACATCGGTGTCGATGGCCTGTTCGTTGGACGCCCGATGTGGTTGGCTATGGATGACAAGTCTATCGTCCGCTATTACCAAGACATTGCTGCTGCGCTACCTGGCGTACCGATGGTGGCCTACGACAACCCGGTGGCGTTCAAAGGCAAGATTTCCACCGAGGCCTACCTGGAACTGGCAAAGATCCCAGAGGTGGTTGCTTCCAAGCACACCGGTGGGCCTGCACTGGCCAAAGACATGCGTGCTGTGGGTGAGAAGATGCGGATATTGCCCTTGGCTACTGCGTGGCTGGCTGCAGCCCAAGAATTGCCAGAACTTGCCCTCGCTGCTTGGTCTGGCAGCGTGGCCTGCGCACCTACTGTGAACATGGCGCTGTCGCAAGCCATACTGGCAGGTGACTGGCAGCGCGCCAAGGAGCTTTCAGAAAAGTGCAACTGGGCGGAGTCGGCCATGTTTGTGGGCGGAGATTTGGCGGCCTTTATGGACTACAGCATCCAGATCGCTCATTTGCGTTTTGCAGCAGCCGGCCTTGTAAATCCGGGTCCTCCGCGACCGCCTTACCTTGAGTTGCCGGACAACTACCGCGACGGTGCCATCGAGTGCGGTCGCCGATGGAAGCAGCTTGAGAGCGAATTCTCGGCCTGATCTCAACCCCCTATCTCTTTCAATCCAACAGAAAGGTTTATGACCATGAGTGACCATTCGAAACCAGTGACAGAAGACGTCGTTCCGCCGGAACTCCGTCAGTCCTACAAAGACAACAGTATTGTTCCCCTTTGGGAGAGTGTTCCGGCGACAAGCTTTGGAAAGCAGATCGAGGAGGCGCAGATCTGGCGCTGGTCTACCATGTTACCGATCATCCAAGAGACCGCCAAGATGCGCGCCACACACGTACTGGATCGACGCGTGTTGCTGATGACGAATCCGAAGCGACTCCATGTTTGGGATGAGGCAGGCACAGGCCCGCTCATGTTCGACTTTCAGTGTGTGATGCCTGGTGAGCGGGCTGGTGCCCATCGTCATCCGATGAACGCCTTGCGCTTTGTCGTGCAATGCACCGGGGGCGTCAAGTCCATCGTGGATGGCAAGGACTGCGTAATGGAGCCCGGTGATCTCATTCTTACACCTGGTTGGTGCTGGCATGAACATGTCAACGAAGGAAAGGATCCCATCATCTGGCTTGATGTTTTGGATGTGATGCTGCATCACTTTCTGGGCACCACGGGCTTCCAGCCTGGCCCTGCACGCGATGTGCGACCCCAGTTGGCGGACTCGGCATTCACGGCAGCAGGCATCGTGCCTAAGCTCGATGGCAGCGACCATGCAAGCCGTAGCTATTCACCCATCTTCCGCTATCCGTGGGTAGATGCGGTGCGTGCGCTCGTTGCCTCACCTGCGGCACCAGATGGTTCCCGGGAGGTGCGCTACGGCAACCCGCTAACTGGCGGTCCCTCCATGGACCTGATCGACAGCACCTTGCTTCAGTTGGAATCCGGGAAATCGACGCGCAAGTACAAGAGCTCCGCAGCGGCAATGTGCTTCGTCGTCGAAGGCCATGGGGTCAGCCAAATCGGTGAAAAAACTATCGAGTGGTCGCCTCATGATGTCTTCACGATGCCGGCCAACCTGTGGGCCAGCCATCAGGCCAAGGGCGGCACAGCACGCATTTTCCAGGTTTCAACCCGCGAGATTTACCGTCGCCTGGGCCTTTTCACAGAAGCGTTTGGGGAGTGAACCGATGCACACTGAACACGCCTACGCGTTGCCGGAGTGCCGCAATCTGTTCTACGGCGGACGCTTTCATGTGCCGCAAGGAGGCTACGGTCGAACTCTGAACCCCGCGACCCAGGAGGATCTGGGGCCCGTCTCCAACGCCAACGCAGCAGATGTGGATGCCGCTGTACAGGCGGCTCATTTGGCATTTCAGTCATGGCGCCATACGAAGCCAGCGGTTCGTGCTGCGGCGCTGCGGGAGTTCGGTAACAGGCTGCGGACCCACGCTGAGGAGCTGGGTTTTCTGGATGCCATCAACTGCGGCAACCCCGTGCGCGAGATGGCAGCGGACGTGCATTTTGCCGCAACGCAGGTCGACTACTTCGCGGGCTTGGTTCATGAAGCCAAAGGCGACACCCTTCCAATGGGGGATGGCGTGCTCAATTACTCGGTGCGCGAGCCCTACGGTGTGGTCGCGCGTATCGTGGCTTACAACCATCCGCTCATGTTTCTCGCGGCCAAGTTGGCAGCGGCCGTCGCGGCAGGTAACACCGTCATCCTGAAGGCTGCGACGCAAGCCCCCTTGTCCGCTTACCGCCTGGCTACATTGTTGCAGGATGTCTTTCCTCCCGGCGTAGTCAATGTGCTTAGTGGCGACACACCGTGCGGACAAGCGCTCGTCGACCATCCTTTGGTCAAGAAGGTGTCGTTGATTGGCTCCACCGCCACGGGCAAATCAATTTTGCGCTCAGCAGCCGAGAAGGTGATGCCCGTAAGCCTGGAGCTGGGTGGAAAAAATCCTCTGATCATCTGTCCAGAGGCGGACATGGACAAAGCCATTGAGGGTGCGGTCAAAGGGATGAACTTCACTTGGGCGGGGCAGAGTTGCGGCTCGACATCTCGCTGCTTCGTTCATCGATCAGTATACGACCGAGTCATTAAAGAGATGGTGCAGAAAATTTCACAACTTTATCGTTGTGGACTGCCAACGGATCCCGCGACCACGATGGGCTGCCTGGTGTCCAAGGCGCAGTACGAAAAGGTCATGTCCTTCATTGATTCCGCTCATAAAGAGGGCGCTCGTCTTGTGTGCGGTGGCGTTCGTCCGAGCGACAAAGCGTTGGACAACGGCTGGTTTGTAACGGCTACCGTGTTTGCTGATGTCACCCCTGCCATGCGTTTGTTCCGCGAAGAGGTGTTCGGCCCGGTCTTGGCTGTGATTCCATGGGACGAAGAGGAAGATCTGCTGCGCATGGTCAATGGGCTGGATTTCGGCTTGACCGCTTCAATATGGACAAAGGATCTGGCCCGCGCCCATCGCCTGGCATCTCGCGTTGAGTCCGGCTATGTATGGATCAATCACGTCAGTGCCCACTTTATCGGGGCAGACTTTGGTGGCTACAAGCAATCAGGTCTTGGGCGTGAGGAGGGTGTATCTGAATTGCTTGCATGGACCCAGACCAAGAATGTTCATGTGGTGTTGTGAAGCGACAACTAGCTTGACATTCACCGCGTGTCAGGCTTTGCGCTTTCTGATCGATGAGGCTATTTGTTGCGCTTCTATGCGAGGTCCTCTACCGTCGACGGCAGTCCGTTTGGTTTCCGTGGCCTGCCTTTCTTCCTCCCGAAGATGGAGCTTGGTCGGAGATTCTTTGACTGCAGATTGCAACTCAAACTGCGCGATTGCATCGGCGGCGGCGCTGCGCACTGTGCCCAACATAGTCTTCAGCAATATCTCCTGCGCTTGCGTGAGTCCGCCCAGCAGGATCGAGTTGGCCTCGCCTGCGGCACGCAACAGAGGCGTTTTCAACTTGAGTGCTTTATCGGTGAGGTAGATGCGCAGCTTGCGTCGGTCAAGCGTATCCCTCTGGAAGTGGACAAGGCCCTCTTTCTCCATAGAACGCAGCATTTCAAGCGTCGAAGGCTGCGTTGTGCCAAGTCGGTTCGCCAGTTCTCTCTGTGTCACGCCGTCCGCCTCAAAGAGTGCACGCAGCACGTACCAGCTACCACCACGAATACCGAGTTGGGCAATGCCAGGGTAGAGCAGCCGCTTGACGTGGCGAGCCGTGTCAGAGATAAGAAAACCGAGGCTGCTGTCCAAGTTCATTGGAAAAACTCGTTCTGCGGGGGGGGCAACTTTGAGGGGATGCGTTTATTTGTCACTTGAGGGGCGTGCTAGTGAAGTAAGAAGCAGGATCATATGACGATTCTTTGCTCTCTAATCGCTAGGGAAAATACCAATAGGAACCTAACTAATTTTAGGCTCTAATAACAGAAATCATATTCGTAGCCGTGGCTGAGTTGCACATAAGTGTTCATATCTATGCTGCTGGGTCTGTATCTTTAATCTTTGTAAAAGGAGTTTTTATGGCAAGCGTAACTGAACTGGGTTACTTGGGGATTTCCGTGAGCGATGCTGCTGCATGGAAGAACTACGCGACCGAGGTGATGGGTATGCAACTGGTCGACGAAGGTGAGGCTGATCGTTTCTATCTGCGCATGGACCTCTGGCATCACCGCATTGTGGTGCATACCGGTGGTGACGATGACCTTGCCTATGTCGGCTGGCGAGTAGCGGGTGCTCAAGAACTGGAGCAGATGGCTGCCAAATTGACGGCTGCAGGTATTGAGGTTCGTCGCGGCACCGAGGCAGAAGCTGCAGAGCGCCGTGTTCTGGGTCTGCTGAAGTTGCAGGATCCTGCTGGCAATGCGCACGAAATTTTTTACTCGCCACTGGTGGATGGGCACAAGCCATTCCACCCAGGACGTCCGATGTTTGGGGGCTTCAAAACGGGTGATCAGGGTGTTGGTCACATCATTCTGCGATCCGTAGACCCGGAGGCGACGATGCGCTTCTTTGCGGTGCTTGGGGTTACTGGAAGCTCTGACTACCTTTTGAAGTTGACAGATGGCACCCCGGTTCGGATTCCTTTCTTGAAATGCAATAACCGTGAGCATTCCGTGGCCTTGATGTTCGGTCCGATGCCCAAGCGTGCGAATCACCTGATGGTTGAATACCAGGACATGCGGGACTTGGGGCAGACGTTGGACAAGGTGCATAAGCATGGTATCGACATTGCTGTGCAATTGGGCGTGCATAGCAATGACGGAGCGCTGAGTTTCTATGCGGCCAATCCGTCTGGTTGGTTGTGGGAGCCCGGTTGGAGTGGGGTATGCGCACCGGCTCAGCAGGAGCACTTTCGCTGTGACGTTTTTGGGCATGACCTCGATAAAGCGCAATACGTCGGTGGCGTTAATTTTCGCAGCGAAGATTGACACGAATTTACTCACTTCCAGCGGGAGTGAGTTTCAGGGAATAAGGTCATTAAGGATCGAAGTAAGGAGATTGCTATGGGTGAAGAAATGAAGACTGAATCGAAAAAACCGGATTCTGCTCGCAGTGAGCTTGCTATGAAGTACTTCCAGGCGGAGTATGGCCATTTCATCAATGGTGAATGGGTCGGTGGATCCAGCAGCGAAAAAATCGCGATGATTAACCCTGCCAATCTGGAGGTGCTGTCCTATATCCAGTCAGGCAACGCTGAGGATGTAAACCGTGCCGTGGAGGCCGCCACACAGGCTTTCCCGAAATGGTCTCGCAGCACACCCAGTGAGCGTCAGGCTGCGCTCTATGAAATGGCGCGTCGCCTGCGCGCACGGGCCAATGATTACGCCGCGATGTTGTCGCTCGACAATGGCAAGCCTATCATGGAGGCGCTGCATATCGATATCCCAGCCACGATTGGGCAGTTTGAGTTGTTTGCTGGTGCTGCATTTGGTTTGCATGGGCAGACCATAGACGCGACACAAGGTGTGGCGATTATTCACCGCGAGCCGCTTGGTGTCGTGGCACAGATCATTCCCTGGAACGTGCCCCTTGTCATGATGGCGACAAAGATTGCGCCTGCTCTCGCTGCGGGCAATACCATTGTGCTGAAGCCGGCCGAGTCGGTCTGTTTGGCGGTCATGGAGTTCATCCGTGAGATGGCTGACCTGCTGCCGCCAGGCGTGCTGAACGTCATTACCGGCTACGGGCCAAATGTCGGTGAAGCGCTTGTGACCCACCCGAATGTCCGCAAGGTAGCGTTCACCGGCTCACGCCCGACCGCGCAAAAACTGATGCAATATGCCTCCGTCAATGTGATTCCTCAAACGCTGGAGTTGGGTGGAAAATCGGCCAACATTATTTGCGCGGACGCTGACATGGATGCAGCGGCAGAGTCCGCAGCCATGAGCATCGTGGTGAACAAGGGCGAAATTTGCTTTGCCGCGACACGCCACTTCGTCCATGAGTCAGTGATGGATGCATTTGTGGAGAAGGTTCAAAACATTCTTCGCAAGATTCGTGTTGGCGACCCTATGATCCCTTCGACGCAAATGGGGCCTCAGGCCTCCAGGATGCAGTTCGACAAGGTTCTTGGTTACCTCGATATCGGGCGCAATGAGGGTGCGACAACGGCGATGGGGGGTAAGCGCGCAACGGTGAGCGGATTTGAGCAAGGCTACTTTATTGAGCCGACCTTGTTTACTGATGTGCGCAACAAAATGCGCATCGCTCAAGAGGAGATTTTTGGGCCGGTCGGTGTGGTCATTCCATGGAAAGACGAGGCTCAAGTCATACGCGAGGCTAACGACACTGAATTTGGTTTGGCGGCTGGTCTCTGGACCAAAAACATCACGCAAGCCCATCGCATGGCGCGCGAGATCGAAGCGGGGACCGTGTGGGTCAACCGCTACTTCAACACGATCCCCAATGTACCGTTCGGTGGCTACAAGCAAAGTGGTTTCGGTCGCGAATTTTCACTCGACGTTCTGAGCCACTACACCCAACTCAAGAGTGTGATCGTTTCCCTGCAAGAAGGACCCATTGGGCTGTTTGACCATTAAAACCTTGGTTATTTTCATTTAGTAGGAAAAAGAATCGCTGCGTTACCGCTGTTTACAAGCAATGTGGCGATCATTCATAACCAAAGAAAGAGAGACGGCAATATGAAGTTCCTAAAATCACGGCGAAAGTACTTGATGCCGTCGGCCCACATTCGTGGCATTGCCGCATTGTGTGGTGGACTCTCCATCGGAGCGACACCTGCCTTGGCTGTTGTGCTTGACACAGGAAATCCTGACTTGAATCTCCGCTGGGACAATACCATCAAGTACAGCGCTGCGCGGCGTCTTGACGAGCCATCATCTGTTCTGATCTCGAATCCAAACAACGACGACGGCGACCGAAATTTTGGCAAAGGACTCATTTCCAGTCGCTTTGACTTGCTGTCGGAATTGGACTTCGTCTATAAGAAGAACATGGGTTTTCGCATCAGTGCGGCTGCTTGGAACGATTCTGTTTATGGCCGTTCCAACGCCAACCCGGGTTTTCCCGGTGGCGCGTTCCCGAGCCAGACCTCGGTTCCCTACAACCAATTCACTGCCGGCACGCGAGATGTTCATGGCAGTGGCAGTGAGGTACTGGATGCTTTCGTCTTTGGTAAATTTGACCTGTTCGAGCGGAGCGCCTCGGTTCGTGCCGGTCGGCACTCGCTGCTTTGGGGCGAAAGCCTGTTTTTTGGTGCCAATGCCATTGCCGGTGCCCAAATGCCGGTGGATGTGGTCAAGCTTGTTTCCGTACCCGGTACGCCTTTTAAGGAAGCGATTCGTCCCGTCCCTATGGTTTCGGGGCAAGTACAGATCACCCCAGATGTCTCGGTTGGGGCCTACATACAGGTAGCTTCATCCAGAAGTCGTCTGCCCGCTGCAGGTAGCTATTTCTCCAACACGGATTACGCTGTCGATGGCGCTGAAAACATCTTTTTTGGGCCTGGTGCACCCAGCCCACGATTTTCCGATATGAAGGCCAAGGATTCTGGACAGGGGGGGGTGCAGCTGAAGGTGAAAGGTGGTGATATCGACTATGGTTTCTATCTGATTCAGTTTCACAACAAATTGCCACAAGTCGTGCCGAAGCTTGGAATGACTCCGGTCGGGCCGGCTCCGGTGGGCCATTACATCGCGTATCAAGAAAAAATTAAGGCTTTTGGTGCCAGTGCCAGCAAGACCTTTGGCGATTACAACGTTGCAGCTGAGCTGTCTTTTCGCGATAACCAAGACTTGGCGAGTACGCAGGGTTTCGACACGAGCGCGCTCGCGCCGGTCGCAAACAATAACTCAAGCAATCCAGCCTATGCAGTCGGCCGCACGGCCCACTTGAATATCTCGGTGTTAGGCTCCGTGCCGCGTACTCCTCTCTGGGGAGAAGCTACGATTGCTGGCGAAATTGCTTGGAACCGTGTGCTGAAAATCACCAAAAACGCGACCGCCGCGGATCCAAATGCAACACGCGATGGTGTCGCGATGCGAGTCGTCTTTGAGCCGAAGTACCGGCAAGTCCTGCCAGGATTGGATCTAGGTGTGCCTATCGGCATCGGCTACGCGCCAAAAGGCTCCCGACCAATGGCAATGACACCCAACGCCTGGATCCCTGAAGGGGGAGGGGATATCAGCATAGGACTAAATGGGACTTACCTGGATTCTTGGAACTTCGGTTTGAACTACACCCACTATTACGGTACAGCCCGCACGTTTAACACGGGAGCTAACCAGGCGTTCGGCTGGGGTCAAACCCTTCGGGATCGAGATTTCATCTCGTTCACCGCTCGTTACACATTCTGATTGGAAAAAAATGAAATTTATGATCAAACCCATTTCCACGATCATTGCTTACGCTTTTTTGGCTGGAGTAGCTCTTGCTGAGGTTTCAGCCGATGAAGCCGCTGCGCTGAAATCCACTTTGACACCCATGGGTGCTGAAAAAGCTGGCAATAAAGACGGTTCGATTCCCGCATGGACTGGTGGCTACACCACACCGACGCCCGGCTACAAAAAAGGTGGCCGCCGTCCAGACCCTTTCGCTTCCGACAAGCCTTTGTACAGTATCACTGTAAAGAATATGGCGCAATATGCAGACAAATTGACGGATGGCACAAAGGCGATGCTGCAGAAATACCCGGACACTTTCAGGGTTGATGTATATCCTTCAAAGCGCACTTATGTCGCGCCGCAATGGTTTTATGACAAGACGTTTGAAAACGCCACAAAGGTAAAGCTGTCGGGTCTCGATAATCCCTATGCTGTGGGGGCCTTGGGTGGCATTCCGTTCCCCATTCCGAAGAATGGTGCTGAGGTGATGGTGAACCATCAGCTTTCCTATAAGCTCGAACAAGTTTACGAAAGGGCGAAGAACTTCACTGTGAACAGCAGCGGTCAGGCTGTCTTGGTTTCACATTATGAAAATTACTTTACTTTTCCTTACAACACCAAGGGTGTAAATGTTGAGGATGGTCAGTGGTGGTACAAAGTCCGTTCGACCAATATCGGTCCGGCCATCCGAGCCGGTGAAGCGGTCATGCAGCACTTCAATGTCAATGAAGATAAAACACTGGGGTGGATTTACCTCACAGGGCAACGTCGCGTGCGCAAGCTGCCGAACGTCTGCTGTGATACGCAGCTCTCGTTTTCAGCTGGTATCCTCACTTTTGATGAGCTAACCGTGTTTGAAGGCGACATGAGCCGCTTTGACTGGAAACTGGTCGGCAAGAAAGAAATACTGGTGCCTTACAACAGCAACCGCACAATGGTGCCAAGCAAGACTGCGGATGTGATCACGGGAGCCCACCTCAACCCTGATCATGTGCGTTGGGAATTGCATAGGGTTTGGGTTGTAGACGCCACATTGAAGCCAGGTAAGCGTCATGTGTCACCTAAAAGTCGTTACTACATTGATGAAGACAGTTGGTATGCCTTGCTTGGAGATCGCTGGGATGCGCAAGGAAAATTGGCGCGCACAACGTATCTCTTGCCCATTGTGGCGCCGGATGTACCCGCTTTCATACGCAGCAGTTTCGGTCTCAATGATCTGATAGGTGGCAACTCTTACTTGGGTAGCCTGTACAACGATGAGTCGGTGCAGATTCGCGTTGAGGAGAAACCATTCCCCGCATCAACCTATTCGCCAGATTCGATGGCTAGTGAAGGTATTCGGTAAAGCTAAAAAGCTTAAGGGCGACGTGTTACATCTGGTGGATCGACCTTCGGTTGGTCGCTCCACTGTTGGCAATGGTGAGCCCGTGAGGCTGATGGAATCCGGATTTGGTTGAGTTGTTTATGTGGTGGAATTCTGATGAAAAAATTTAAGAAAGAGCGCTTTGACATCGGGCGACGCCGCGCCCTGTGCTTTGTAGCTACTGTGCCGCTGGTCAGCATGGAGGCGGTCTGGGCTAACCCCGTGCTTGATGCCTTGCGTCGTCCTGCGTTTGTAGCGCCGCACGTGAGGGGGGGCGTCTTGCTTGATGTTGCCAAGTCTGGCAAACGCATTGTCGCGGTCGGGGAGCGCGGTGTTGTTTTGTTCTCGGATGATGTTGGTGCCACATGGCAGCAGGCGAGTGTGCCAGTCAGTGTCACGCTGACCGCCGTCAACTTTGTAGACGAAAAGTATGGTTGGGTCACAGGTCACTCAGGTGTTGTGCTCGCAACCTCAGACGGCGGTGGAACCTGGCGGCTTCAGCTGGAAGGAAAGAGAGCCGCGGATCTATGGCGTGCAGAAGCGTCGGCAGGATCAAAGAACGACGATGACAGCGACAAGCGTTTGCAGGAGGCTCAACGCTTGGTGTCGGACGGCCCTGATAAGCCCTTCCTGGACGTGCACTTTTTCGATCGAAAGCGAGGTTTTGTGATTGGGGCCTATGGGCTTATTTTTGCAACCGCAGACGGTGGTGAAACCTGGTCGCCCTGGATGGATCGCTTGGACAATCCGAAGGCCCTGCACTTTAACGCGCTTGCGGTGCAGGGACAGCGCATTCTGATAGTCGGCGAGCAAGGGTTGCTGTTGCAATCCGTCGATGGAGGAAAAACCTTCGTCCGACTGAGCTCCCCTTACCCGGGCAGCTGGTTCGCCGTGGCTGCGTTGCCCGACGGCAAGTGGTTGCTGGCTGGTCTGAAGGGCAATATCTATACGTATAGCCCTGCCGGTTTCAGCCAGTGCGAGGTGCCCATTCCTGTCACGATTGGCTGTCTCTCGCTGATGCATGACGGTAGTGTGCTCGCCCTTAACCAGGCCGGGCAGGCATTGATCAGTCGTGATTCAGGGGGAAGATGGACGTCTGTTTCATGGCCGCCAGGCCCACCGTTGACTGCCGTTGTCGAACTTGATGGCAGTCGTCTGCTTGCCAGCAGCTTGCGTGGTGTTCGTGAACTTCCTTTTCCTAAGTGACCCTCATGTCAGTCGTTAACCAAACAGTCTCAAAGGATGAGCGAACACCTTTGACCGACTTCGATCCACGGTCAGGTTCAGCTATTGAACGGGCTCTTTTCAATCACCGCCAGCTGATCCTCCTTTTCTGCGCGGTGCTGACGGTCGTGCTCGGCTGGAGTGCCAGTAATCTGCGTGTCAACGCGAGCTTTGAGAAGA
This window harbors:
- a CDS encoding dihydrodipicolinate synthase family protein, with translation MKITPADFRGVFGIMPTPATEDASRWQTQQSVNLSETEKMVRFLNTAKIDILATTGTFGEGATLTWPETQLFVDCVVQTNKRSRPLFAGVTTLNTRDTIERARVLVDIGVDGLFVGRPMWLAMDDKSIVRYYQDIAAALPGVPMVAYDNPVAFKGKISTEAYLELAKIPEVVASKHTGGPALAKDMRAVGEKMRILPLATAWLAAAQELPELALAAWSGSVACAPTVNMALSQAILAGDWQRAKELSEKCNWAESAMFVGGDLAAFMDYSIQIAHLRFAAAGLVNPGPPRPPYLELPDNYRDGAIECGRRWKQLESEFSA
- a CDS encoding cupin domain-containing protein, with product MSDHSKPVTEDVVPPELRQSYKDNSIVPLWESVPATSFGKQIEEAQIWRWSTMLPIIQETAKMRATHVLDRRVLLMTNPKRLHVWDEAGTGPLMFDFQCVMPGERAGAHRHPMNALRFVVQCTGGVKSIVDGKDCVMEPGDLILTPGWCWHEHVNEGKDPIIWLDVLDVMLHHFLGTTGFQPGPARDVRPQLADSAFTAAGIVPKLDGSDHASRSYSPIFRYPWVDAVRALVASPAAPDGSREVRYGNPLTGGPSMDLIDSTLLQLESGKSTRKYKSSAAAMCFVVEGHGVSQIGEKTIEWSPHDVFTMPANLWASHQAKGGTARIFQVSTREIYRRLGLFTEAFGE
- a CDS encoding aldehyde dehydrogenase family protein gives rise to the protein MHTEHAYALPECRNLFYGGRFHVPQGGYGRTLNPATQEDLGPVSNANAADVDAAVQAAHLAFQSWRHTKPAVRAAALREFGNRLRTHAEELGFLDAINCGNPVREMAADVHFAATQVDYFAGLVHEAKGDTLPMGDGVLNYSVREPYGVVARIVAYNHPLMFLAAKLAAAVAAGNTVILKAATQAPLSAYRLATLLQDVFPPGVVNVLSGDTPCGQALVDHPLVKKVSLIGSTATGKSILRSAAEKVMPVSLELGGKNPLIICPEADMDKAIEGAVKGMNFTWAGQSCGSTSRCFVHRSVYDRVIKEMVQKISQLYRCGLPTDPATTMGCLVSKAQYEKVMSFIDSAHKEGARLVCGGVRPSDKALDNGWFVTATVFADVTPAMRLFREEVFGPVLAVIPWDEEEDLLRMVNGLDFGLTASIWTKDLARAHRLASRVESGYVWINHVSAHFIGADFGGYKQSGLGREEGVSELLAWTQTKNVHVVL
- a CDS encoding MarR family winged helix-turn-helix transcriptional regulator — its product is MNLDSSLGFLISDTARHVKRLLYPGIAQLGIRGGSWYVLRALFEADGVTQRELANRLGTTQPSTLEMLRSMEKEGLVHFQRDTLDRRKLRIYLTDKALKLKTPLLRAAGEANSILLGGLTQAQEILLKTMLGTVRSAAADAIAQFELQSAVKESPTKLHLREEERQATETKRTAVDGRGPRIEAQQIASSIRKRKA
- a CDS encoding VOC family protein — its product is MASVTELGYLGISVSDAAAWKNYATEVMGMQLVDEGEADRFYLRMDLWHHRIVVHTGGDDDLAYVGWRVAGAQELEQMAAKLTAAGIEVRRGTEAEAAERRVLGLLKLQDPAGNAHEIFYSPLVDGHKPFHPGRPMFGGFKTGDQGVGHIILRSVDPEATMRFFAVLGVTGSSDYLLKLTDGTPVRIPFLKCNNREHSVALMFGPMPKRANHLMVEYQDMRDLGQTLDKVHKHGIDIAVQLGVHSNDGALSFYAANPSGWLWEPGWSGVCAPAQQEHFRCDVFGHDLDKAQYVGGVNFRSED
- a CDS encoding aldehyde dehydrogenase family protein yields the protein MGEEMKTESKKPDSARSELAMKYFQAEYGHFINGEWVGGSSSEKIAMINPANLEVLSYIQSGNAEDVNRAVEAATQAFPKWSRSTPSERQAALYEMARRLRARANDYAAMLSLDNGKPIMEALHIDIPATIGQFELFAGAAFGLHGQTIDATQGVAIIHREPLGVVAQIIPWNVPLVMMATKIAPALAAGNTIVLKPAESVCLAVMEFIREMADLLPPGVLNVITGYGPNVGEALVTHPNVRKVAFTGSRPTAQKLMQYASVNVIPQTLELGGKSANIICADADMDAAAESAAMSIVVNKGEICFAATRHFVHESVMDAFVEKVQNILRKIRVGDPMIPSTQMGPQASRMQFDKVLGYLDIGRNEGATTAMGGKRATVSGFEQGYFIEPTLFTDVRNKMRIAQEEIFGPVGVVIPWKDEAQVIREANDTEFGLAAGLWTKNITQAHRMAREIEAGTVWVNRYFNTIPNVPFGGYKQSGFGREFSLDVLSHYTQLKSVIVSLQEGPIGLFDH
- a CDS encoding DUF1302 domain-containing protein codes for the protein MAIIHNQRKRDGNMKFLKSRRKYLMPSAHIRGIAALCGGLSIGATPALAVVLDTGNPDLNLRWDNTIKYSAARRLDEPSSVLISNPNNDDGDRNFGKGLISSRFDLLSELDFVYKKNMGFRISAAAWNDSVYGRSNANPGFPGGAFPSQTSVPYNQFTAGTRDVHGSGSEVLDAFVFGKFDLFERSASVRAGRHSLLWGESLFFGANAIAGAQMPVDVVKLVSVPGTPFKEAIRPVPMVSGQVQITPDVSVGAYIQVASSRSRLPAAGSYFSNTDYAVDGAENIFFGPGAPSPRFSDMKAKDSGQGGVQLKVKGGDIDYGFYLIQFHNKLPQVVPKLGMTPVGPAPVGHYIAYQEKIKAFGASASKTFGDYNVAAELSFRDNQDLASTQGFDTSALAPVANNNSSNPAYAVGRTAHLNISVLGSVPRTPLWGEATIAGEIAWNRVLKITKNATAADPNATRDGVAMRVVFEPKYRQVLPGLDLGVPIGIGYAPKGSRPMAMTPNAWIPEGGGDISIGLNGTYLDSWNFGLNYTHYYGTARTFNTGANQAFGWGQTLRDRDFISFTARYTF
- a CDS encoding DUF1329 domain-containing protein, whose translation is MKFMIKPISTIIAYAFLAGVALAEVSADEAAALKSTLTPMGAEKAGNKDGSIPAWTGGYTTPTPGYKKGGRRPDPFASDKPLYSITVKNMAQYADKLTDGTKAMLQKYPDTFRVDVYPSKRTYVAPQWFYDKTFENATKVKLSGLDNPYAVGALGGIPFPIPKNGAEVMVNHQLSYKLEQVYERAKNFTVNSSGQAVLVSHYENYFTFPYNTKGVNVEDGQWWYKVRSTNIGPAIRAGEAVMQHFNVNEDKTLGWIYLTGQRRVRKLPNVCCDTQLSFSAGILTFDELTVFEGDMSRFDWKLVGKKEILVPYNSNRTMVPSKTADVITGAHLNPDHVRWELHRVWVVDATLKPGKRHVSPKSRYYIDEDSWYALLGDRWDAQGKLARTTYLLPIVAPDVPAFIRSSFGLNDLIGGNSYLGSLYNDESVQIRVEEKPFPASTYSPDSMASEGIR
- a CDS encoding YCF48-related protein is translated as MKKFKKERFDIGRRRALCFVATVPLVSMEAVWANPVLDALRRPAFVAPHVRGGVLLDVAKSGKRIVAVGERGVVLFSDDVGATWQQASVPVSVTLTAVNFVDEKYGWVTGHSGVVLATSDGGGTWRLQLEGKRAADLWRAEASAGSKNDDDSDKRLQEAQRLVSDGPDKPFLDVHFFDRKRGFVIGAYGLIFATADGGETWSPWMDRLDNPKALHFNALAVQGQRILIVGEQGLLLQSVDGGKTFVRLSSPYPGSWFAVAALPDGKWLLAGLKGNIYTYSPAGFSQCEVPIPVTIGCLSLMHDGSVLALNQAGQALISRDSGGRWTSVSWPPGPPLTAVVELDGSRLLASSLRGVRELPFPK